The genomic segment taatgggaatttttgaagcaaaaatatgaatttttacccactaggggtattttcgtaatttgctatcaagactgataaattgcaccacactgagagacattaagtcaatttgggtgcaattgaggaataggaactgaaaaaaattaatttggagtttaaacggacgcgtatatcgatttaatCGAGTAATAGaccgaattaggtcaacaccacatttaagcggtagtcggataagttgcatatcatatcatgcatatacatcgagcttgaaatagcttatgactgttagacacaatttaattggaatatgtgtcatggattatggctaggtgatGAGCCATTAGATACAGGTAAAAGACTGTACCTGCGGACTGAAAAtgggagtatttctactcctaatattGTGAGTGGACAacttatcgtcttaaatatctagagttattatacttgtttgatacttttattgaatggtgagcttaaattataaaatattatgttttctaattaaaatattttttaataaaaatgagatgtatattggttttgaaatcaaatattgttttggaaaaattgagtatatggagactgtgttgaaatttatgattttatatgttattgaaattgtggtttatgacactatggaagcatgatggctaaatttttgaggttggcatgaaatatatgaatagttttggattggtctcggtagactggattacattttattcgccatattatgctattggaatttttatgggtctggtggtatattaaacgatcactgcagtggtgggggtttccgtggactgcctatgagaggggcacggtaactcaattatatacttacctccggggggagatgttgggtgaagtatctcctgaggtatgatttgagtgcacctcacgttcgggccaccacgtgagagtgagactcagctaacgccaaggaacagctgtgtgtcagatgtgaaaacatgtttatgggtatgggtcattgaacagccttgacgatctcagtgggataccttgacgaaggtacctacgagaatgattctggtaggggccaagtttaagaaattcataagccgagaaattttgatgaaaagaaattgtttggcaTAGATTGAAGcgaattttgtgttatgaacattattgagatataacgtttttatattgtctccatctactcggctttagatgcttttgatggtaattgtttactcactgggattatataatcataatctcacccctcttcctatccatttttcaggctcaggacagtttgttgatagttgattaagtcgAGAATTAATCTTGGAGTTGCATcgacaaaattgtaggttcataGACTCGcaccttattggttagttgggggcccacgtgtcactgtaaaagtaattttatacttcagttatctgatttaaagtatgtatgaacatatttagcttttacaacatgtttttggcgggttttggtgtttttgaagaaaaataacgaaaatacccctgtgagccagaaaataatattttattattttgatttggaaaagacttatgatttcttgaaatgcgagatttaataactgtcgctcaccggggagatgcaaaagctgatgctaagccttgcgaggtttcgatcggcattcggggtaatgagtgcctatcgggacgtcgttGAAGTTGTGACGGGCCCGAtagggagttccgggtcgcgACACTAGCACACATCTTGTGCTCAACTAAAGGCAACAAGTGCCTAAGCAACCTTACAAGACCCtacaacaataaaaaaataatatttataaattcataaagACAAATTACATCacaattgaaataaaaataaatgtaaataGTGTACTTTTTGCATATCAGTAATGATTAACCACTCAAGCCCATCTCCAATATCCAAATCAATACATTTGGTTTATAAACCAAGTCTAACTGTTAGTATTCTCATTTTGCACCATTGCCCAAGCAAGTGGGAACATTTGATTGTTCCCATCCCTTTCTACAGCCACAAGTAATTGACCTTGAATTAACCTTTTCAAAAAACATCCATCAAGTCCAATAATGTGTCTGCATCCCCCCAAAAAACCTTGTTTTAGAGCtccaaaacatatataaattttctcaaaaacagGCATCGAATCAGGTGTAGGCTTGTGGGATGTGACAAAAATAGTACTTCCAGGATTTGTCAATTTCAACTCCTCAACATAGTCATTCAAAACAAGATATTCCTCCTTGTActtctcttcaatttttttaatcaccTCAAGCTTGGGTGCTCTGCACACATTAAATGACACCCTAACTCTTAAATCCTTCCTCACTAGTGCCCTCAGATGCCTAGGCTTAATGAAAGGCATAGCAGTAATCTCTTCACCATACTTTCTTGCAATCACTAAAGCTGTCCCCCTTTTATTCTTTGTTATAAGCAAGTATGAGTGCTCAAATTCATATGTTTTCACCATGTATATCTTGTTAGTAGCACACCATGAGCAAAGAATAGTCCACTTGTAGTTCTTTGCAGCGCATGTAGCTCTTACCCTTTGTTTATCATTCTTTAAGaacttaaattcaaatctttttcttgttgacAACTCAGAAAgaacattttttaaaactttaaggTTTTCAAACCTAAGTCCAACcacaaaatcattaaaaggGACCATTGGGTTGTAATATTTATCACTAGACTTCACTCTTTGTGCATCATCTTCATCAGAGTTATCACTAGTTTCTATAAAACTCCCAGGGTCTGATGAATCAAAATACTCACTTATGTACCCATCCACCTTGTTGGTATCAAAGTTAGGCCTAGAAGTTTGACCATTATTTTGTACATCCTTAACAGGCACAATAAGTctatcatcatcataatcatcatcatctaAACCATCATGACCTTTATTAATACATAATTGTTTTTTCCTCTTAACATACTCTCTCAAAGTTTCCCTAGCAACTTCCAGTTCGTCATTTGCATTTGTATCTTCATCAGTAACCCAATTCACATCCACCAACCTATCTTCATAATCCACACTTGAATCACTGCCGACATCACTACTATAGCCATCAATTGCATTCACTTCATAAACTCCTTTATTCCTATTATTGTCATGTTCAATAGCATTCACATTAACTCCTTGCAAATCAATACCAAAATCCTCTAATGTATGAGGTACATTATCATCATTACTTTTAGTACCAGTCACAACAATATCTTTATCAAGCTCATTTATACCTTCATTAACTTCAATTGGTTCAAGAAGTGCAGTAGGTAAGTGCATGTCATTAACACAATCCAATTGTTCTACATAAATATCTTAAGTTCTCTTCTTCCTTAATTGATCAATCAATTCTGTATCGTTACTATAATCAGTTAACAACTTCAAGCCTGTGTCTAGTGACTTCCCATTCTCAATATAGTAGATAGAATGGTCCAATAGCAAATTTGATCAGGATCTTCATCATACTCTGCTAATGATCCATTAACATATGTAACTCTTGGTTTTCTTACAAATTTTCCCCCCTGATGGTACCTTAATTTGCATGTTTCCCAAGTCAGCCTATATAAAATGAAGTATAGAAATTAATCATGTGCAATGATTAGGctaactcaaaaaaaaaattgaaaaaagttaAAGGCAAACAAAGCAatataaaagatttaaaacCAATTCAAATACTTGCTACATAAATGTAATCTGTATcattaactattttttttcttaagagTATCATTAAAAACCAAAGAGTTCATTTGTTAgcataaaatagattcatatAAAAACACTAAATTATATCCActaataatttcttttgtataagaaaaatgtaatttaACATATACTACAACAATTTCGTATGGCCTTGccaaaaaattggaatgttggggGAATTAAAATGTGTAATTTACCATACACTATCAATTACATCTAATTTCAAGGATTTTTTGAATCAAACATATGTCTACCATGAATAATTTACCTCTTAGTAGGCATATGAAGGCATTAAAAAATATGGCTAGATTCTTAAGTCTAGTTATCCCTTATTAGTGTTATGAACACCAAATCTCAATCATCTAAGGCAAAAAAGAAAGTTGGAACACCATATGCCTagtattttctattttcttacatctcttcttcaacatttaaGTATAGGTTAAAGACATCATGTATCACTTATGCAAAGCCACAAAGAGTAGTCTTAAGAGAATAATTGCACCAAAAAAGATAAAGTTGCTCAAGCATCTGCTAAACATCATAGACTCTGTAGAGCAATTTTTTGCAGTAGCAACAGCTTTCTCTCCCAATGATGAACATGAAGCCAGGGATCCTAAAGCTTTATACGCGtaagaaaatttctttcatcttcaaattattttagcATCTTTTATTATTACAGCATGACATGTTCTATTTGTTTGCCATTTCCTACTTGAACAGTACTCCAAAAGAACTAGACAAGTTGATTAAGATCTTGCTGGATGCATACTTTCTCAACAAGGAGGAGACTGACGTCAAATATGCTAAAAAGATGACTCAACCTATTGTTAGACAAAGGTTGTTCATCCTCAaggaaataattgaagaagAATACTTGGATCAAAGGACAACAGCAACAAAGCCAACAAAGGATAAAACTGAATCAGAAAAGTTATAAACTATAACCCATTTTCATGTGTTTTTGTTAGAAACAAAAGTTaggttttcatggtgaatctTACAATGTGATTCATTTATAGCTTATGCTATAGCCAAAGACAATTTTTGGATCTTTATGCTGTATTTGTTGAGTGGCAATGTTGAAGGATATTACTTTTTTGAGCTACcattaattttctctttaagCAACTTATATGCCGGCCTAATAACATTATCAAATACTAGACAATTATGGTTTTAACCAGAAAACAATAGACAAAGATGTAAaccctaaataaaaaaaaatagtggtAGACAAAACAAACCCCAAAGGGCTACGAACAAATATAAATGAGATTGTAACAAAGTCTTTATATTAACTAGTtgaattttcaatgaaaaattactgattcaaaatcaattaaatcttaaaaaagaaaattcattattttcccTACCTTCAGTTTTAGATTCAAAACTAGAGAAATCTCCCTGTCTTGATTCTTCCTCTTCCGCggtagattttttttctctctctcaaatttttttaaaagatcttaatcatatttttgctaatctcatttaatttttaacttagGGTTAAGGTGgtttttttgtatttctttATTAAACTAGTTAGCATTTTTTTACCACTTAAATGTTTTGCCATGTCAACATTATGCCACATCATCTTTATCAATGCCACatcaatttgattaaaatgcCACATCACCATAGTTAACGGTTAAATTTAATGATGTAGACTTAGGGACTGAAATCAACAAATTGATAAAGCATAACGATTCaatttatacaaattattgtatagagactaaatttatattttttgcatAGTATAGGGACTAATTACGTAATTtaaccaaaaggaaaaaataactggaaaaggaatttttttttaaaatgaattatcattatttagtttttatcATCACACAAATCAATGTGAACTTGAAGCTCAAATGATAATTCTTttgcaaaatataataaatctGTTGCCAGACTATTTATTGACTAAAGAGAACAACTAAATCTTATATACTAGTTGTAAATGCTTCTATTAGCATTAATATCTCTGTAAAACAAAACACGCTAAAAAGCATGGAGACCAAtcagttttaaagataaaatccttgaaaaataaaaagagtaaaTATTCAAGATGGTTAGAAAGAGGAAGTAGAAACTCTAGAAGAGACCCTTgacataattgataaaaattttaaaagaaattcaagtacctgaaagaattgaaaatgaagaaatctCAATCAATTATGTTATGACGGGAAAAGATGGAACCAGAATGAAATAAACATGGAcgatatttttgtatataatatagaGCTCAATATTAcgaaagaaaatgaggatctTGAACATACATATATTCAAAAATGTAGAAATAGAAATGATTGGCCAAT from the Theobroma cacao cultivar B97-61/B2 unplaced genomic scaffold, Criollo_cocoa_genome_V2, whole genome shotgun sequence genome contains:
- the LOC18589427 gene encoding uncharacterized protein LOC18589427 — its product is MHLPTALLEPIEVNEGINELDKDIVVTGTKSNDDNVPHTLEDFGIDLQGVNVNAIEHDNNRNKGVYEVNAIDGYSSDVGSDSSVDYEDRLVDVNWVTDEDTNANDELEVARETLREYVKRKKQLCINKGHDGLDDDDYDDDRLIVPVKDVQNNGQTSRPNFDTNKVDGYISEYFDSSDPGSFIETSDNSDEDDAQRVKSSDKYYNPMVPFNDFVVGLRFENLKVLKNVLSELSTRKRFEFKFLKNDKQRVRATCAAKNYKWTILCSWCATNKIYMVKTYEFEHSYLLITKNKRGTALVIARKYGEEITAMPFIKPRHLRALVRKDLRVRVSFNVCRAPKLEVIKKIEEKYKEEYLVLNDYVEELKLTNPGSTIFVTSHKPTPDSMPVFEKIYICFGALKQGFLGGCRHIIGLDGCFLKRLIQGQLLVAVERDGNNQMFPLAWAMVQNENTNS
- the LOC18589428 gene encoding uncharacterized protein At4g37920, chloroplastic, encoding MYHLCKATKSSLKRIIAPKKIKLLKHLLNIIDSVEQFFAVATAFSPNDEHEARDPKALYATPKELDKLIKILLDAYFLNKEETDVKYAKKMTQPIVRQRLFILKEIIEEEYLDQRTTATKPTKDKTESEKL